In the genome of Caenorhabditis elegans chromosome IV, the window ttttcttatcaatgtgaaactgaaaaaaaaagaaaaatatgataaataaattttctttgatttttagacACAAAGAAAATGAAGGGGGTTTCTTTCTCCATAGCAACCAGAAAAGATACGTGTTTTTTACTTCCTCTCTGTTTTTATCTTTTCTGCTCTTTTcttatttgttttgaaattcaatattttgagaaaaagattATGTGAATCTAAATTTCAGACAGAAATTAATCCATTCCCCAATTTGCAACCCCACTTCATGAATTTTTATAccacaatttccaattttactAAGAATTCGAAAATGGTGATTGCTATCTAGGGGTTTCaatcttatcaaaaaataatttatgaacctcaatgttccaaaaaattttaactctAGGCAGTCTTGTTCAGTTTACCGTTGCAGCTTAACCTATACCACAATAGtcctaattaaaaaattaatatttgtttctcaaaatttatatcTTTGTCTAAATTCAGTAATTTActgtaaaatagtttttagcctaaaaactACGATAACCGTTCATCTAGCTAGCcggtcaaaatttgaatgaaatttattttttgaaaatgtgtgtgtctataatacacaagtacccaaAATCTTTAACATGttcataaaaaaaagttaaagttCAATCCAAAATTCTTATATTTCCAGCTCTCAACACCATCCTATGCAATAAAACCCGTTGAGTTCTACGAAGAACCATTAAAAGACGACCAATTATTCTACAAGGTGGCACTCGCAAAAAAAGAGTATAGGGAAAAGGAAAAGGACAAAAAAGAGCAATTGAGTTCAAATCGACGTGTTTCTCTGCAGGTTGAACCGAATAAGGTGCAccctttttttgttgcattgtTATAGTTTTTATACTTGAAAAACGTAATAGTGCAAAAGTTCTTATTTTCAGCTGCCAATTCCACTCACGAGGTCTTCATCGTTGAGCTCTATCATGGAAAATCGACCACCGAGTGGGATATCAAAGTAAGtatgagttttaaaaatattgtttcaagcAATTagaaagtaaaaattaaataattgacTTTATATATTTGCACAGAAAAGTGGAGAAAAATTCACAttcttgaaacaaaaatttcattgaattcTAACGTCGATGTATCGCAAATCTCCCCAAAAAGAAAAGTACATTCGGTACATTTCCTTCTACCCAtaatattcttttaaaaatgcgGGGTAGAAAAGGAAATGTACCGTACATTCTTTAAATAATGTTGCTGAGCCATAAAAACAATTACAAAAGCTTTCTTTAaagcagaaaaattattaaaatgtagctttcaaacaaatttcaatttgtctATTAATCGTGTTCATAAATACTTTGATGGCACAAAAATTTGCTGACATAAAtgcttttaaaagtttttagctCACCATTTGAACTCTAAACTAGGGCTGCTTAGGCAGCAGCCCCCGCAGCCCCGTAGCAACTCAGTATCAGTAATATACCGtgccaatttttataaaactgaatATAAATTAGGTTGATGTTGCTAAAGGGCTGCGAAGGGCTGAACCGGGCTGAAGCTGGGCTGCGAAGGGCTGAAAGTATGAGCTTTTTTCTGAGGGGCTGGGGCTCAGCCCCCTTTTAGCACTGTAGCCTTCTGCCCTCGCAGCCCTTCGCTGCCCTTTGCATTCCAGCTTCCTCCCAGTTATGTTTTTCGCAGCCCTTTAGCACCATCAAccctatttattttcagttttattaaaattggcACGGGATATTACTGATACTGTGTTGCTACGGGGCTGCGGGGGGCTGCTGAGTAAGCAGCCCTACTCTAAACACATTCGAAACGCATTTAAGCATTGTCGTCTAAAAATTTatctcatcttttttttttaattctgaaaagctAAAAAGtgtttgcccaaattttttttggatcagCAATATATCGTGCAAAGTTTGCTTCTAAGTCAAGTCTAAACTTTTTGGGTGAGAGGTGAGCTTATGTTGGGTAATGTCAAAcaacattttataaatattttttcagttcatcGTTCATCCGTTCAAGAAATACCGCATCTCGTCGCTTTACAATTGACACGTCACGGGCAAAATCAAATCAATATGTGGTTTCACTGTGTTCTAAGAAAATAGGAATAATTGAATATCCGGATGGACGTTCAGATAAACAACCATGTGATGTTTATTGGCATAATGTTGTACTTTCGGATATGAACAAAATTGTTACTTCACCACAGTCAAGGGTTAATAAATTCCCAGGTAAGAtgataatacatttttttgaacttctctcgttttgaaatttcaaccaaaatgtactttttaagattttgccatcatttttttttcgaaaataacaCTTTTTGTTGTATATCGTATGcaataaatgaaattattcAGGTATGACCGAATTGGCGAAGAAAATATCATTAACTCATTCAATATCATctatgcaaaaattgtttcctgaCGAATATGCATTCTATCCAAATTCATGGTTTCTACCAGCTCATCTGGCTGATTTTCACGTAAGCCCTCCAAATTGAATACATTTCTAAAATTGCTAATTTAAGGCGTTCTATCGAAAAGCTCAAGCAttgggaaaaactgaaatgtgGTTTATTGTGAAGCCTGACGAAGGAGCACAAGGAACTGGAATATACTTAATTAATAGCCCAAATCAAATCAGAAATGTTGATCAGAGACAATTGGTTCAAGTGAGaatttattcaatattttaattaaatttgcatcgttttccaagttttcaggAGTATGTAGCTGATCCATTATTGATGAATGATAAATTGAAGTTCGATTTTCGAGTATACGGAGTTATAAAAAGCATCAATCCCTTGTCTATTTATGTTGCTCGCGAAGGAATGGCCCGGTTTTGcacagaaaaatatgaaaaacctGATTCGTCTAATTTCAAGAATCTTTATGCTCATTTAACAAATTATTCACTGAATAAGGCAAATGAAGCATATGTTCATAGCAATACACTTCAAGATCAAACAAGAGGTAAGTATGACTCAATTAGCCGATTTAAATTGTTGGATTTATCatccaaaacattttgcagGAAGTAAACGTCTTCTCTCTACTGTATTCCATCAATTAGAATCTCGAGGTGTCAAAACAAAACGCTTATGGCATGACATCAAACTTATTCTTGTAAAAACCACTCTAGCAATGCTTCCAGAAATCATGCTTCACTATGAACATCATTTTTATGATTCAACGGGTCCTCAATGCTTTCAGGTGAGACAAAAATAACTGTAGACATTTACAAacttattttcgatttttaaactaCATTTCTACCTAAAAACTTACCTTATAAAGTAAATTTAAAGTATGTGATTTTGTAGATAATGGGATTTGATGTAATGATTCGGGAAGATGGTACCCCAATTCTTCTCGAAGTAAATGCAGCACCATCTCTAACAGCTGACCATATTGTTCCACATCCTGGACGTACACTTTTGGAGGGTGGACAACGTGTGAGAAGTATTGTCGACGAGGTAATCGAGATGagttccgaaaaaaattacaaaacagaAATGTTACAGGTTATAAAAATTCCACTGGTTAGAGACACTTTACTTTTGGTATTGGGACTCATGGAAGAAGAGTATCAAAATAATAGCCTGTGAGTAGTCACAAAAGGAATaggtttttatcaatttaatttcagaaaagggGAAACAAAATCACTGGATGATATGCAGACAATCAAACAGAGGCGGAAGCCACATTTGAGTGAGGTgagaattttagattttagaaaaatgtatcaGCATTACCTTCATAAGTCATTCAGATTTTCCCAACTCGTTATGGAGCTCATAGTGGACATTTGCTCTTTCTTGACAAAGCCATGTATATTTACATGCAGTTTGTACAACTTCGAAGTAATGTTAACATAACGAACGCTGGTTTGAAGCAATTTGTTAGGTACTTAAACTTTTCGCcactgaaaaaagattttaaatttaggaAGTGCAATTTGATAGATATTATACCAGTTGTGCATGTGGAtgcaaaagtttcagaaataaattattatttcactGGAGAGAAAAGAACAAATGGAAATGGTTTGTTTCTCAAATACTTACAAGttgattatttgaatttattaattCAGGTCTCCCATTCCACGCCTTtctaatgtttttgtttttcattgcTGAAAAGAAGTTTGTGTTAGAAAATGATTTATTATCAAAAGTGCAGAGACTTTTATCTTTTTGCGATATGAGTTTAAGACGTTATGGAGTTCGATCAGCAAGGTTAAGAAGAGCTGAAGTTGATTCAACTATTGGGTTAGTATAAGATTTAGCTTGAATTTCAAACATAAATGCCAAGCCTTATCtttttattccagaaatgttgaaatttataTGCTACCTTCTCGTATGGCGAGAAATCGATCTGGAACAAATGGACGGAAggtagttttttaattttaaaaattcagctgAAGCCAACAATTTCAGCAAAACTTCACCGATGACAATAACAACCCGAACAGTTTTGCGcatttaccaaaaatcaaCGAGCGACTTTAggttaataaattaattttttctgaattgtacaataaaatttgattctcAAGCTTCTTcacgatttttcagtttttttcgagttaaaatcgtgttttctaaaatatgtGGAAACAGTGAAGGATAAGTCACTTACCTAGGTCACTTATTTCAGATATTGCCAtgtttatagtttttattttaactaaTTAAAAGGCTTGAGAATCACAAAAAAGAATAacaacagtttaaaaaataccaaattttattttcgttcCAACccgtaaaaaaacaaatatgagAAATAGCTTGAAATGTATGAAAGGCTGGGGAGATCAAAGGagcaggaaaaattgagaaataacaCAACaatttatgcatttttttgtattttttagtatttgaagaaatcattcatgaaatcaattttccgcTAACGCAAGGTGTACGATAAATTGATGGCATTGAGAGATGCCGATGTTTTGAATTTGGCTTcgagttctgaaaatgaaataatataCAAATTTGTAAAGATTTGGATTTATTAGATTAATTAATAA includes:
- the ttll-11 gene encoding Tubulin polyglutamylase ttll-11 (Confirmed by transcript evidence): MGCKISTEFCSDNPVGSISTSKVHPTDLSTPSYAIKPVEFYEEPLKDDQLFYKVALAKKEYREKEKDKKEQLSSNRRVSLQVEPNKLPIPLTRSSSLSSIMENRPPSGISNSSFIRSRNTASRRFTIDTSRAKSNQYVVSLCSKKIGIIEYPDGRSDKQPCDVYWHNVVLSDMNKIVTSPQSRVNKFPGMTELAKKISLTHSISSMQKLFPDEYAFYPNSWFLPAHLADFHAFYRKAQALGKTEMWFIVKPDEGAQGTGIYLINSPNQIRNVDQRQLVQEYVADPLLMNDKLKFDFRVYGVIKSINPLSIYVAREGMARFCTEKYEKPDSSNFKNLYAHLTNYSLNKANEAYVHSNTLQDQTRGSKRLLSTVFHQLESRGVKTKRLWHDIKLILVKTTLAMLPEIMLHYEHHFYDSTGPQCFQIMGFDVMIREDGTPILLEVNAAPSLTADHIVPHPGRTLLEGGQRVRSIVDEVIKIPLVRDTLLLVLGLMEEEYQNNSLKGETKSLDDMQTIKQRRKPHLSEIFPTRYGAHSGHLLFLDKAMYIYMQFVQLRSNVNITNAGLKQFVRKCNLIDIIPVVHVDAKVSEINYYFTGEKRTNGNGLPFHAFLMFLFFIAEKKFVLENDLLSKVQRLLSFCDMSLRRYGVRSARLRRAEVDSTIGNVEIYMLPSRMARNRSGTNGRKQNFTDDNNNPNSFAHLPKINERL
- the ttll-11 gene encoding Tubulin polyglutamylase ttll-11 (Confirmed by transcript evidence), which codes for MENRPPSGISNSSFIRSRNTASRRFTIDTSRAKSNQYVVSLCSKKIGIIEYPDGRSDKQPCDVYWHNVVLSDMNKIVTSPQSRVNKFPGMTELAKKISLTHSISSMQKLFPDEYAFYPNSWFLPAHLADFHAFYRKAQALGKTEMWFIVKPDEGAQGTGIYLINSPNQIRNVDQRQLVQEYVADPLLMNDKLKFDFRVYGVIKSINPLSIYVAREGMARFCTEKYEKPDSSNFKNLYAHLTNYSLNKANEAYVHSNTLQDQTRGSKRLLSTVFHQLESRGVKTKRLWHDIKLILVKTTLAMLPEIMLHYEHHFYDSTGPQCFQIMGFDVMIREDGTPILLEVNAAPSLTADHIVPHPGRTLLEGGQRVRSIVDEVIKIPLVRDTLLLVLGLMEEEYQNNSLKGETKSLDDMQTIKQRRKPHLSEIFPTRYGAHSGHLLFLDKAMYIYMQFVQLRSNVNITNAGLKQFVRKCNLIDIIPVVHVDAKVSEINYYFTGEKRTNGNGLPFHAFLMFLFFIAEKKFVLENDLLSKVQRLLSFCDMSLRRYGVRSARLRRAEVDSTIGNVEIYMLPSRMARNRSGTNGRKQNFTDDNNNPNSFAHLPKINERL